The following nucleotide sequence is from Bactrocera oleae isolate idBacOlea1 chromosome 2, idBacOlea1, whole genome shotgun sequence.
CATTCGTAATTTGACCGAGAACGGTTTGTGTCTGGCGTaaatttattgctgttgttgcaacgATTTCTATTTTACAGagaaacaaaaaatagtttaaagtgAACCCAAAGTTAAAGTAATTCTGCAAGTTTACTGAAAGCCGTTGTATTAAATTGTAAGTTTTAAAGATACTACCAATGATCCATAGAAATATTGTCTAGCAAAAATAATTTCCcagtttttttttggtaagaAAGAAAAActggttttatttttgaataaacaaaGTAATAGTCAATGAATTGAAACTTTTATTTGTGATTGTAATGATTAAAATGAATGTTTTATAGAATTTTCAATACTTGGTACATACACGAATTTATCGATTTGTGTCAGCAAACACATCGGATCAGACGACGAATTCACTAGTATTGTGTCAGCCAACATGGCGGACGACGAGCAATTCTCGCTTTGTTGGAATAATTTCAACAGCAATTTGTCGGCTGGTTTTCATGAGTCGCTATGCCGTGGTGACTTGGTGGACGTGACGCTAGCGGCGGAAGGGCAATTTGTCAAAGCGCACCGTTTAGTTTTGTCTGTATGCTCGCCctattttcgaaaaatgttcACACAAATGCCGGCCAATCAACATGCTTTCGGTAAGTGTGAAATTTCgctttcgaagaaattattttccCAAagtattagtaacattatttatttctttagtttttcTCAAGGACGTATCTCATACAGCATTAAAAGATCTTATACAATTTATGTATTGTGGAGAGGTAAACGTGAAGCAAGAAGCATTACCAGCGTTTATTAGCACAGCCGAAGCTCTTCAAATAAAAGGCTTAACAGATGTAAGTACCAAATTGATATGTTTGTAATATCAAAATATGGAAAGCACATAAAAAATGCTAATTGTTCATAGCACGCTTTTAATTTTGCgccatttttgtataaatatatatatatatgtatctacacaTGCAATATAAATGTCTGcatttgtgtttgtgtatgtatctGTACGAAACTGTACCCACCCCATAATATGAAAGTTAAAGTGAATGTAATACAAAGCAATGTGTGCTTTTCTCACATTAATATCTATTGTAATATGTAATAGTATAATAATATGATTCTTCTTTATTAGAGCGATCCTCCACCATCGCAATCGCCAGCGGAACCTTCCACACCTTCCCCTCAAATTCAACAGATATCTTCGCCTCGCGTCCGCCAACGAACATCAACTTCTCGCTCGTTTAAAATAGAATCTGTGGAAGATTCTGGAGATGATAAACAAACTCAGATTGTCATACAAACTACGGCGGCTCCTGCAGCACAACAAGTCGTTGCTCAACCGCAAACACAACATTTGCCGACTCAAAGTCAAACGCATATAGCACCTCAACAAATCGCAACCACCACAACCGCCACTACTACAACCGTTGTTACGCATAAGCGACCAGCGCGAAGTATTGGAAGTGGGCCCCACATTAAACGCACCAAAAGTACAATTGATCCGCTAGACACAACTGATGTGTCGACCGGAACTCAACAACTAACTGTTCAAACAGCAGTTGTTGCTGCCCCTGCGCCTGAGACTAAAACacaaatacagcaacaacaaagtgagCCCGAATATATAGACTTGCCAATAGAGTTGCCTACGAAATCTGAACCAGACTACGCAGAAGATGCTGGTGACGTAGAAGGAGGCGAAAATGAGGCCACTTATGTAGAAGATGATTCTTATGGAGAGCTTAGGTATGACGAAAGCTATTTTACTGAAAATGACGATACACCTGCAGGTGCGACGACGGTACAAACTGGAACAGGTTCAGGTGGTGGTGTGAAtgcaacaacatcaaaagcttTGGTGAAACAGCAACAATCATCATTCACCGACACATCGTACGTGGACGTGGCCGACCAAGGAAACAGTGACGCACAAGGTTGGTTGAAAATACATTTCTTTTCTAGAATGTAAGAAAGTGGTATAACTGCAACTGAACTATTAACTGAGTAGCattctatattgtttatatccACCGAAATATTGGAATTGTTCTTAGTACAGTTCTTTATCTAGTTAATGGTTCAATTACATTTATTTCCACGTTGAGTAAAGTCGGCTTAAAGAAGGTTGATTCGCATTAGAACCGTAAATATGCCTTCATTAAGATGATCTTTCACCAAcgaaatatatactttaaaagtTGTTATATGTTACACGTATATTCCAAGTATTGCGCTCGTATTTTAcgcaatttataaaattgtattgtcTAATTGACGATACAACGGTCGTGGTTcggattttataattttatctagtgcaagattttgtgaaaaatttaaaatttggtgaACATTATAAAAGAGGATTGTGGTGCTGAAGTGATTAtggaaattaaatataacaatGTGGAGGAATATTTACGGTAAGTCTAAAAATTTCGATTATACTTTATTAGAAATTACTTGAAtcgtatatttacatttttaatactaataacatgattaaattttattctagTATTATAGGGGTTTTCATGCCAGTCCTTCAGTAATTAACTATATTACGCAAACTTTGTTTTATGAATCCGCTTAAACTACGTATTCTTACCTACCCTTGTAAGTAATACCaaatgtataattaaaaaattaagggtGCAAATGTAAGGAATAGGTGTGAAGACTCTTAATTTGGAACTGATGTCAGATGTTGTTTGTTTATCAAGCAACGGCAGTACATTATTGCCGAATCTATTTTTGTGATATATGTGATGTTATAGTATAGGGTGTACTCGAGCTGCGTAATAATTGCAGTATCACAGCTGCTGATGTGCAAACAAAAGGTGCATTCGAGATacacaatttatgcaaataatcggcaacactaaattttttatcTGCACATCCggatatcagcaaatatgcaacagaGTAGAGGTGCGTTAGAACTACGTAATAATTACAGCAGTACATCTATTATCGGCCTTTACACtgtcatttttgtatgcaaacgtggtatgatgcaaaaaaaaaacctggtTCTCGTTTAAACGGTCGAACATGCaatcatactttatttctctgttatttgtgaacgaagcaacatcaaggatgacatgaagcgagactcattttcgctgatttttctgttatcgAAAATGAGAGTCGCTTCATGTcatccctgattttaataatcagggaaactCGAACAGATGATGtcaaaaaggcgggatgccagaaataaaccgggaaaactttagtataacgtcccacgctttcgggaataaaatgggtatgggcggatagaggagatcctccagatcaagaatatatatagatatagccgcgggaaacttatagttttcgagatatttgggtttaaagttcaaaatttcgactatttaaagtacgcatttttcccatttcgaatgagttatacacttatattttccacttttatatccactaacacttcactaattcgtttgtacacatttattttacattatatagtgcaaaaatagtttaattcaataattaaattattgttaaattctattaattctgacaataacaaaagggttgcaaaatttcaaataaccagtgttaccttatcgacatcttttgtaattgaactgaaagaaattaaaacagataataccccaaatacaggtatccaaaacctagagaaataaactattacaaagcattgatgttaagtattatgttataccctctatgacaatattacttttttcttgtagaacttctttttgcgttggcggccttcggccgcgcttcaaaaaaataaccctggtcggtccaacaccggggtgtatcaaaatatttttcgcgcagaacttctttttgcgttggcggccttcggccgcgcttcaaaaaaataaccttggTCGATCCAAGACCGgtgtgtatcaaggtttttttgcgcagaactcctttttgcgttggcggccttcggccgcgcttcaaaaaaataaccctggtcggtccaacaccggggtgtatcaaggtttttttgcgcagaactcctttttgcgttggcggccttcggccgcgcttcaaaaaaataaccctggtcgatccaacaccggggtgtatcaaggtttttttgcgcagaacttatttttgcgttggcggccttcggccgcgcttcaaacatcggagtgtaccaaagtttttacgcgcagaaattctttttgcgttgtttcctgtatctaggatacaatctctctgttaattttatttttcttcgtttgcaaaatatattagtatggcaacactgatgttttgacattcacaaccattttgttattgtcaaaattaataaaattaaagaatgatttaaatattgaaataaagctatttttgcagcatctaatataaaaaaaatttctaaaaacgaattagtcaagtgttagtggatataaaagtgaaaaatataagtgtataattcattttaactcgcaaaaatacgtactttaaatagttgaaattttcaactttaaacgtaaatatctcgaaaactataagtttcccgcggctatatctatatatattcttgatctggaggatctcctctatccgcccatacccattttattcccgaaagcgtgggacgttattctaaagccgacccaataAACccgctaacaaaagcagtgcgaaacgaaatttcagggaacgacacaaatatttttgaacaacgtgcaactaaattttatttgctaatttaatttaaaacgttcatcataaaaccatgatattttattatgacttgtattgtttctttgttataatattttttttttaaatttataatccagaacgcttagataaatttaaaagaaGTCCTTCCACAGTTCTTCGTTTATCCGTGACGTCATTACGCTTCAATGTTTGCTTCAATGTATGCTGCGTGCATGATGCAAGCgtttacaccataaaacatgttcataacaacatcatgtttttaaaaatttttaaaaaccatcgcACATGTATGACAaacacgaatttattatgtttacacgctcattcttctgatcacgccgcacatgcttgcaaacatgaatgaccgtgtaaaggccgctaTTGTGTtgtatatttgctgatactcggatgatgtgcagacaaaaatttagtgttgccgattatttgcataaattgcgtacaaaaaatgacagcagaacgtgatgctgttgcagatgttgccaaaaattcacgcagaacgcgatactttgacaaatttgcaactttGCTGTCGTGactgccatctcgaacgcaccctacgcttgcgttcataaatgaaagttgtgtgatttactataaatttgagcttcggctatttggcggacctattgacttgtgacgattgttgtttttttagaacaatattaatagtttttgcgttgcattatttgttcggcaatgtcatatagggtgcgttcgagctacgtaataataacagcagtacagctactgtgttgcatatttgctgatatgcagacaaaaatttagtgttgccgattatttgcataaattgcgtgcaaaaacTAACAgcagaacgtgatgctgttgcaagtgttgccataaATTCACGCcgaacgtgatactttgacaaacttgcaacactgctgtcgtgattgccatctcgaacgcacccatagtgtattgataagtgataaaatcatgatttgaatttctgagtacgtacattcaaatgcgcatgagcagatatacaatacatatgactatataagattaatgtaataaaatatgtatatatttgttttaataaatttaatcactattagtgacaattataatacaaattatttatgagGAATGTATATTCtgcaaaaactaaataaaattattaaatgcccaaaatgatattttgaaaattacataatttaattaatatgatAGAAttagccaaaaggctaacattcGGCTGTAATATCAGTGCAAACTCTTgaacataattttcatacaatgcccaactctgtttacgcgccactgttcaaatttctccttccgagctagctgttgtgaaacacgctcatcgtatggatatggaatcgatggcatgtgctccaAAGTAATCAGCTACATCTCCgccctttctcgcttcttctctgcgaggagtctgacactctccccctcTAAATCCACAGagaccatcttcacaaattggacgaaggagtacagactggacctgaacatttcagtcggtggcacaaaaattccgacagtaaataaccctaaaattttaggcgtcataTTTGACAgactgtgctccttcactcttCACACGACctcgataactgccaaagtacagagccgcaataaaatcctcaagtcgcttgctgtcagctcttggggaaaagacaaagaagcgTTGTTgacaacatacaaggcaatcggccgaccggtcctaaactatgcatcaccaatatggtcgcctggaagTAGTGcgacgcagacgaagaagctttagacttgtcagaacactgcactccggactatcacgggagcctcttgatgtccccaataaaACCCCTGCACAGTGAGTTCCTTATGCTTCCCGTTAAGGAActtaacgagctcctctccaaggagttttctgctggggtgttttcgtagtcccgcgaaaccagagtgaccctcgcgcaacttcgttctggaaattgtagcaggttaaactcctacttatccagaatagatcctgacattccaaacatatgtcctgcgtgcaatgaggctccgcatgatactaaccgctcctttgcatgcccaacaaacccaactcatctaacacccttttccctatagtccgaccccgtcgaaacagcctgTTTCTTGGGACTTCGACGACAACCATCTATCACTTATCATCtaagcggggactagataaccgttacaacaacaacaaccacaacgctcatcgtattttgttaggttttggcAATTCACAccctggtccgtagttggaccttctctataatatatGTTCTCTGATATTACCACAAAAGAATGTGGTTGATCTGAAGTTAAAAACTTCAATTTAACTGAGTGGAGTTGTAAACcgtaatagaaatatatatttttatcgaaATACAAAATGTTAAATGGAGTAGTGTTATAAGGCTTTGAAGGGACAACTATCAgtcaaaatatcaatttttgagCTTCGCAACATAATAAATGAGGtttgtaataaagttgaaaacAAGGTCAAAGGAGGAATTGGGGTAAGTTTCCTCGTTTGAACGCAGTATGGCGTGTATCTTCAATGAATCCCaattatatcgatattttttttctttataaagaagtgaaaaatatgtattcctAAATTCttagttatattttatattttgagtcAGCGATTGGGAATTTTTGCAACACGATTATCTTAATTgattataataacttttttttatcgaaCATGATAAAAATACTTGGGCTTTACTGAAGCAACTCTATGTGCTATGGCAACCCTTAACAGTTTTtagatatatgtttataaagattttcgtgTTTTCTAAGCGAAATTATaagttttgcaaattaaaataattttcgtaaACGTAATTCAATAATGTGatgctaaatatatattactcTTGCGATAAATTTCCCCAACGTGGTTTAAATTACCTTCTTTCGTGATATATCTTTTCATGAATAAATTGTCAATGTTAAATTCGCGtagtgcttaaccgatttcactGCATTGGACGAATCTGTTGTAAAAAGCTTGTGAGttcaaaaactattaaaaggtaTACTGAAAATGAGCACTTAAATAAGTATAAACAACTACATGTATTAtttcatgaaaaaatatatatgagacATATTGATATGCGCCAAGCATTTTATTAAAGGTAAGTCTCATTTAGCCAAGGCTTTGTTTTTTAAACCACATATTCATGACAATTGTAATTCATTGCAGTTCATTGTACCTAAACCACGATTATCGTAGAATAAATCACATAAAAATACATCAAAAATCTCAAGGTGGTATTAACAATGTTAATagtaaattttcttattaataACAGCCAGTTTCGTTGGTGTGGTATCGGGtaagttaattaattataatctGTTTAATGTAAATTTCGCAAATTTTAAAGCGTTCGTCTAGATAACATGCTGCCTAATAAAGTTCTCACAGTACGCTCAAATATCTACCAGTTTTTATAAGTTATTCTATAAtaaatgattaaaaattattgctgTTGCAATTTGTGAACGTCTTTTCATTCTTAAATTGTCATAAAGTTTACATTTAGAAAGTTATTGACTCCTTTCATCATATAATTCATTATTATTGTCATTGTTACACAGGTGAAGATGAAGTGAAATTCATACGAAGTCAGAAAAAATATGCCCAGTTAGTTTATAACGGATTCATATACAACAAGAAGTTAACTCAGGCAAATGGACAAACTACATGGCGGTGCGTAGATCTGTTAAAGCTACGTTGTAAAGCTGTCGTCattacgaaaaaaaataaattagttgcTGCGCGACGTTCACACAATCATGAGGATCATGTGCAACGGATAGGTCAACGGCCATTATATAAAGTAGAGGAAGATCTCAGCGagtatattgaaattaaacCTGAAGATCCAAAACTTGCTGAATACATGAATGTTTCCAACATAGAGATCTGTGCACAGAAAAGTGGCAAAGAGTTCAAGTTATTCGTTCCGACTCCTGCAGTACGAGCAGCCACAACAGTTTGGCCTAATTATCAACCAGAATGAGATGTTGTGTTTTTGTTAACGTAAACCAACTTTTATTTACGTCTATAACtgtaattgtaaattttaaataaaacctaTACAAAATAAGTTACTGTGGTATATATTCGTAATTATAATTCATAGAATTTTTGTGTTATATACTAAAATCGCATTTTgacctaaatatttatattttctgatTTCGTTTATTGCAGATACAGAATTAATGTTTATTGTCAGTCCCTGGGCTACACCTTGTCTAGTGCTACGCAACTTTATGTATAATTGCCACAGCCGAAAAAATAGCAAAGAATACTGGCGCTGTCATAATTACTCAAAGAAAGTACAATCAGAACGTTGCCGTGCTCGCTGTGTGCTGGAGGATGGAAAATTAAAGTCTGAAACAGGTGGATTGCATAATCATCCGCCTCAC
It contains:
- the LOC106617226 gene encoding modifier of mdg4 isoform X21; the protein is MADDEQFSLCWNNFNSNLSAGFHESLCRGDLVDVTLAAEGQFVKAHRLVLSVCSPYFRKMFTQMPANQHAFVFLKDVSHTALKDLIQFMYCGEVNVKQEALPAFISTAEALQIKGLTDSDPPPSQSPAEPSTPSPQIQQISSPRVRQRTSTSRSFKIESVEDSGDDKQTQIVIQTTAAPAAQQVVAQPQTQHLPTQSQTHIAPQQIATTTTATTTTVVTHKRPARSIGSGPHIKRTKSTIDPLDTTDVSTGTQQLTVQTAVVAAPAPETKTQIQQQQSEPEYIDLPIELPTKSEPDYAEDAGDVEGGENEATYVEDDSYGELRYDESYFTENDDTPAGATTVQTGTGSGGGVNATTSKALVKQQQSSFTDTSYVDVADQGNSDAQGKKSKTTLPLSALASFGNTKKKRKKLIINSFEFVIDRMLKQSTNWRCARYKSAKCKARATTRMVNGVERYVLRNAEHSHE
- the LOC106617226 gene encoding modifier of mdg4 isoform X22 yields the protein MADDEQFSLCWNNFNSNLSAGFHESLCRGDLVDVTLAAEGQFVKAHRLVLSVCSPYFRKMFTQMPANQHAFVFLKDVSHTALKDLIQFMYCGEVNVKQEALPAFISTAEALQIKGLTDSDPPPSQSPAEPSTPSPQIQQISSPRVRQRTSTSRSFKIESVEDSGDDKQTQIVIQTTAAPAAQQVVAQPQTQHLPTQSQTHIAPQQIATTTTATTTTVVTHKRPARSIGSGPHIKRTKSTIDPLDTTDVSTGTQQLTVQTAVVAAPAPETKTQIQQQQSEPEYIDLPIELPTKSEPDYAEDAGDVEGGENEATYVEDDSYGELRYDESYFTENDDTPAGATTVQTGTGSGGGVNATTSKALVKQQQSSFTDTSYVDVADQGNSDAQDRTVNYFSYITGFRGSRKLKVGDYSFTRNKSSGSKTYWSCARAGIHKCKARVVTIDEDCRHDVIVKCEQHNHPPF
- the LOC106617226 gene encoding modifier of mdg4 isoform X10, translating into MADDEQFSLCWNNFNSNLSAGFHESLCRGDLVDVTLAAEGQFVKAHRLVLSVCSPYFRKMFTQMPANQHAFVFLKDVSHTALKDLIQFMYCGEVNVKQEALPAFISTAEALQIKGLTDSDPPPSQSPAEPSTPSPQIQQISSPRVRQRTSTSRSFKIESVEDSGDDKQTQIVIQTTAAPAAQQVVAQPQTQHLPTQSQTHIAPQQIATTTTATTTTVVTHKRPARSIGSGPHIKRTKSTIDPLDTTDVSTGTQQLTVQTAVVAAPAPETKTQIQQQQSEPEYIDLPIELPTKSEPDYAEDAGDVEGGENEATYVEDDSYGELRYDESYFTENDDTPAGATTVQTGTGSGGGVNATTSKALVKQQQSSFTDTSYVDVADQGNSDAQDSMRTFQYSITNCKFEMPCSDESFLPIFTTLHDTKNISVEGKTLKVKTGLSKRKPSFLENRTLDDWGAIKYSTTSRGNKLLSYEGHRFIKNNIYGTKVYWKCTKWHSNCKARAITSFAAPTRCVIKGVHNHSIVKEE
- the LOC106617226 gene encoding modifier of mdg4 isoform X11, with the protein product MADDEQFSLCWNNFNSNLSAGFHESLCRGDLVDVTLAAEGQFVKAHRLVLSVCSPYFRKMFTQMPANQHAFVFLKDVSHTALKDLIQFMYCGEVNVKQEALPAFISTAEALQIKGLTDSDPPPSQSPAEPSTPSPQIQQISSPRVRQRTSTSRSFKIESVEDSGDDKQTQIVIQTTAAPAAQQVVAQPQTQHLPTQSQTHIAPQQIATTTTATTTTVVTHKRPARSIGSGPHIKRTKSTIDPLDTTDVSTGTQQLTVQTAVVAAPAPETKTQIQQQQSEPEYIDLPIELPTKSEPDYAEDAGDVEGGENEATYVEDDSYGELRYDESYFTENDDTPAGATTVQTGTGSGGGVNATTSKALVKQQQSSFTDTSYVDVADQGNSDAQDELADMSVRESLLSFTLGQRGCTLLVFKGYNYVRNRRSGLKTYWICAKKGSTKCNARVVTDVVDGVQKIVLESCRHNHAQKVARKKRKTSIEQSASTILSSIADSNKCVEVHMKNEILNIAPNAAFT
- the LOC106617226 gene encoding modifier of mdg4 isoform X24, coding for MADDEQFSLCWNNFNSNLSAGFHESLCRGDLVDVTLAAEGQFVKAHRLVLSVCSPYFRKMFTQMPANQHAFVFLKDVSHTALKDLIQFMYCGEVNVKQEALPAFISTAEALQIKGLTDSDPPPSQSPAEPSTPSPQIQQISSPRVRQRTSTSRSFKIESVEDSGDDKQTQIVIQTTAAPAAQQVVAQPQTQHLPTQSQTHIAPQQIATTTTATTTTVVTHKRPARSIGSGPHIKRTKSTIDPLDTTDVSTGTQQLTVQTAVVAAPAPETKTQIQQQQSEPEYIDLPIELPTKSEPDYAEDAGDVEGGENEATYVEDDSYGELRYDESYFTENDDTPAGATTVQTGTGSGGGVNATTSKALVKQQQSSFTDTSYVDVADQGNSDAQAIIITENQFRYLILRGVKYKLLRSRAYNSHWYCITPNCPANITIDELKGGLVLIGASHTPACRKKYSS